ACCGCCCAGATCAGCGCCCTGACCAGCGCCGCCCAGCTCGCTGCCCTGACCGGGCCGCCCGTGGGGCCATGATGCCCGGAGTTCCACGGCCCCTTTTCGACCATCCCGTCCCTCATCCCTCTGTCTGCTCTGGAGTTTCTATGAATGAAGCGCTGCCCCGCCCGCTGTTGACCCGTCCCCGTTCCCTGCTGGTGTCTGCCCTGCTGCTCGGAGTGGCCGTGCTGCCCATTGCCCAGGCACAGGCGGCCACCACCCTGACCCTGCCGCAGGCCGTGGCCTCGGCCCTGACGGCGGGCGCAACCGTGCGCGACGCTCAGGCAGGTGCGGTATCGGCGTCCTCGACCCTGAAGGCGGTGCAGGCCGATCCCTCGACCCTCGCGGCGGCTCTGCTAACCGCGCAGCAGGCCAACACGCTGGCGCAGGCCAACCTGTCGCAGGCCCGCCTGACTGCCGTCCAGAACGCCGTCAATGCCTTCACGTCGCTGTACCAGACGCAGGCACAGATCGATCAGCAGAAGTTACAGGTGCAGGTGGACGAGAAGAATCTTCAGGTGGCGCAGGTCAAGCTGAGCACCAAAAACGGCACGGCCCTGGATGTCGAAAACGCCCAGAACACCCTGGCAAGCAGCCGACAGGCCCTGGCATCGGCTCAGGCTCAGATCGTGGTGAACAGCCAGAAGCTCGCCAACGTGATCGGTAAGCCGGGCAGCTACACCGCCGCGACGCCGCCGACCCCGCCCAAAGTCCGGGTCAATACCACGCTCAGCACCAATTACCCGACTCTGCTGCAAGATCAACAGGCCGTAGACGCGGCGGCGCTGGCGGTCAAGCTCGCCAACAACGAGTTCACGGCGCGGGTCACGCTCGATCAGGCCAAGACCAAACTGGCGAGTG
The DNA window shown above is from Deinococcus ruber and carries:
- a CDS encoding TolC family protein, with translation MNEALPRPLLTRPRSLLVSALLLGVAVLPIAQAQAATTLTLPQAVASALTAGATVRDAQAGAVSASSTLKAVQADPSTLAAALLTAQQANTLAQANLSQARLTAVQNAVNAFTSLYQTQAQIDQQKLQVQVDEKNLQVAQVKLSTKNGTALDVENAQNTLASSRQALASAQAQIVVNSQKLANVIGKPGSYTAATPPTPPKVRVNTTLSTNYPTLLQDQQAVDAAALAVKLANNEFTARVTLDQAKTKLASAQSDLSTLQKTLNTTLATAQSGAEAAQASYQTAIQAEANAQATYKQDNVRYSSGTISAVQLLQSQLALKKAQYARAQALVSLWQALATLGSASGQDQTGLAQ